GCTTCTTTAAGGGCAACGCCACATTCTTCGAGGGTTGCTCCTGTGGTGCAGACGTCATCCACCACTATTAAGTTTTTCCCCGCCACTTTAAAGGGGTTGGCTCTAAAGGCTCCTTTAACGTTTTCTTTCCTTTCCTGGGCATTCAAGCCCACTTGAGGGCGGGTATAACGGATTCGTTCGAGGGCTCCGTCGAGCACAGGGATCCCCAGATGTTTGCTGAGGCCTTCTGCCAGCAGGGCTGATTGATTAAACCCTCTTTCTCGATAGCGGGAAGGATGAAGAGGGACAGGTATTATACCCTCAGCCTGGACAGGGTTCCGGAGGATTCGGGAAGCCATGAGCTCTGTTAGAGGGGAGACGAGAGCAGTTTTTCCCTGGTATTTTATAAGGTGAACGACTTTCTGGATAGGGCCTTCAAAGTAGGCTACAGAGATTATTCCCTCAAGGGAATGGGGCTCGCGGGCGCAGGAAGGACATATCCCCCAGTCTTCCGCAGGATTTCCGCAGAAACGGCAATGCGGCTCTTTTAAAAATCGGATGGCCTTTAAGCAATCATCGCAGAACCATTTACCCCAGCTTCCGCATCCTCCACACCTTGGGGGGAAAAGGAGGTCCAGGATTGAATCCAAAAACCAGGCCATTTTAGAAACCCATTATCCCCTTGAATACTCCAGAATTTTTAATGATGATGAGGCCAGGGCCTAATAGCACTATGAAAAGGGTGGGGAAAATAAAGAAGACAAGGACGATGATCATTTTGATAGGTGCCTGGCGTGCCAGTTCTTCTGCCCTTTGACGACGGCGGATGCGCATCTGGTTGGATTGAATCCTCATGACCTTAGCTATGCTGGCTCCTAACTCTTCGGCCTGGATTATGGAGGCTATGAAGCCTGTGAATTCTGGAAGGTCAATCCTGGCGGCCATGCTGCGGAGAGCGTCGTGTCTTGATCTTCCAACCCTGACTTCACCCAGGAATCTGGCAAACTCTCTGGCCAATTCGTTATCCCACTTTTCCACCACTTTGGCTATAGCCAGGTCAAAGCCGAGGCCCGCCTCAACGCTTAC
This genomic window from Anaerolineae bacterium contains:
- a CDS encoding ComF family protein, with the translated sequence MAWFLDSILDLLFPPRCGGCGSWGKWFCDDCLKAIRFLKEPHCRFCGNPAEDWGICPSCAREPHSLEGIISVAYFEGPIQKVVHLIKYQGKTALVSPLTELMASRILRNPVQAEGIIPVPLHPSRYRERGFNQSALLAEGLSKHLGIPVLDGALERIRYTRPQVGLNAQERKENVKGAFRANPFKVAGKNLIVVDDVCTTGATLEECGVALKEAGAKRVWGITLARAP